A genomic region of Raphanus sativus cultivar WK10039 chromosome 6, ASM80110v3, whole genome shotgun sequence contains the following coding sequences:
- the LOC108807983 gene encoding disease resistance protein RBA1-like: MRVFSTTDVHQVFFNYRGEELRYSFVSHLIDAFERHGIDFFVDKYEQRGKDLKDLFARIEESKIALAILSVRYAESSWCMDELVKMKKLADQRKLQIIPIFYKVSARDVRKQTGEFGENFWTLAKASSGDQIKEWKEALECVSDKMGLSLKDKSSEADFVKEIVKEVKRVIAAIKLEEEENNLEEKGESLRIAFSMHDFFSIVINC, from the exons ATGCGAGTATTCTCTACCACTGATGTTCATCAAGTGTTCTTCAATTACCGAGGAGAGGAACTGCGTTACAGCTTCGTGAGTCATCTCATTGATGCTTTTGAAAGGCATGGAATCGATTTCTTCGTTGACAAATACGAGCAGAGAGGCAAAGATCTCAAAGATCTCTTTGCAAGAATCGAAGAGTCGAAGATCGCCCTGGCCATCTTATCTGTCAGGTACGCGGAATCTAGCTGGTGCATGGACGAGCTtgtgaagatgaagaagcttGCGGATCAAAGAAAGCTCCAAATCATCCCAATCTTCTACAAAGTGAGTGCAAGAGACGTTAGGAAACAGACAGGTGAGTTTGGTGAAAACTTCTGGACGCTCGCCAAAGCTTCTAGTGGAGATCAGATCAAGGAGTGGAAGGAAGCCTTGGAGTGTGTCTCCGACAAGATGGGTTTGTCGTTGAAAGACAAGAG CTCTGAAGCAGATTTTGTGAAAGAGATTGTTAAGGAGGTCAAGAGAGTTATAGCAGCAATTAAattagaggaagaagaaaataatttagaGGAAAAAGGAGAAAGCTTGAGAATTGCATTCTCCATGCATGATTTTTTCAGCATTGTTATCAACTGTTAG
- the LOC108810762 gene encoding transmembrane emp24 domain-containing protein p24delta8-like yields MDLLRRSSVFLLILTLLSPTTLSMRFELHSGQMKCISEDIHEKSISVGKYFIVNPNEDHPLPDSHKITAKMLSPKWNTLHEAVKVEAGEFSFTASETGDYFTCISAVDHKPETTLTIDFVWMSGVHSAASKDWSKVPKRSQVKMMELSVKRLFDTVESIHDEMYYLRDREAEMQELNRSTNSKMAWFSFLSLGICLSVAGLQFWHLKSFFEKKKLI; encoded by the exons ATGGATCTTCTTCGTCGGAGCTCTGTTTTCCTTTTGATCCTTACTTTGTTATCTCCTACAACACTATCAATGCGGTTCGAGCTTCATTCTGGCCAGATGAAATGCATATCGGAAGATATTCACGAAAAATCCATCAGCGTTGGCAAATACTTCATTGTAAACCCTAACGAAGATCATCCTCTTCCTGATTCTCACAAAATCACCGCCAAG ATGTTATCGCCAAAATGGAATACGCTGCACGAAGCGGTTAAGGTGGAGGCTGGAGAGTTCTCGTTTACTGCGTCTGAAACCGGTGATTACTTTACGTGCATCTCCGCCGTCGATCATAAGCCCGAGACGACGTTgaccattgattttgtttgGATGTCGGGTGTTCACTCCGCTGCTTCCAAGGATTGGTCTAAAGTGCCGAAGAGGAGTCAAGTGAAA ATGATGGAGTTGTCGGTTAAGAGGTTATTCGACACTGTTGAGTCCATCCACGATGAGATGTATTATCTTCGTGATAG GGAAGCAGAAATGCAAGAGTTGAATAGATCTACAAATTCGAAAATGGCGTGGTTTAGTTTCTTGTCACTAGGGATTTGTTTATCGGTAGCTGGTTTACAGTTTTGGCACTTGAAATCTTTCTTCGAGAAAAAGAAACTGATCTAA